From one Lotus japonicus ecotype B-129 chromosome 3, LjGifu_v1.2 genomic stretch:
- the LOC130744509 gene encoding uncharacterized protein LOC130744509 codes for MFPISLKPLHRFTPSHIVVDKQEDAPASPHPQFLQRFTASSSLHPFKASSVSHRYPRISSSVFQSMFSSSISVRCSSSVSARQKSPFALGFLPQALKLCFKALGICPHLNKHLQFCMELIVWLSSFWQDQDFKERMLCLDLTCLASSIYYFSMLELLYKLLATKLIVGIPFKCREKEVLWKKKEKKAHKLYGSDELYSICWMMVL; via the exons ATGTTCCCTATTTCGTTGAAACCGCTCCACCGCTTCACCCCTTCACATATCGTTGTTGACAAGCAGGAGGATGCACCAGCTTCACCGCATCCCCAGTTCCTTCAACGCTTCACAGCTTCGTCGAGTCTTCATCCCTTCAAAGCTTCTTCAGTTTCTCATCGCTACCCTCGGATCTCTTCCTCCGTGTTCCAATCGATGTTCTCGAGTTCCATCTCTGTTCGCTGTTCCAGCTCTGTTTCTGCTCGCCAAAAATCTCCATTTGCACTGGGTTTTCTTCCTCAG GCACTGAAGCTATGTTTCAAGGCCTTGGGTATATGTCCCCACCTCAATAAACATTTGCAATTTTGCATGGAGTTGATAGTTTGGTTGTCTTCATTTTGGCAAGACCAAGACTTCAAGGAAAGGATGTTATGTCTCGACCTCACTTGCCTTGCATCAAGCATATATTATTTTTCT ATGCTAGAGCTCCTCTACAAGTTACTTGCTACCAAACTCATCGTAGGCATTCCATTTAAG TGCAGAGAGAAAGAAGTTTtatggaagaagaaggagaagaaagctCACAAGTTGTATGGAAGTGATGAATTATATTCTATATGTTGGATGATG GTGCTGTGA